A single region of the Carassius gibelio isolate Cgi1373 ecotype wild population from Czech Republic chromosome A14, carGib1.2-hapl.c, whole genome shotgun sequence genome encodes:
- the LOC128027015 gene encoding 26S proteasome complex subunit SEM1 has product MSEKKQTVDLGLLEEDDEFEEFPAEDWTGLDEDEDAHVWEDNWDDDNVEDDFSNQLRAELEKHGYKMETS; this is encoded by the exons ATGTCAGAGAAGAAACAAACAGTGGATTTGGGGCTGTTGGAGGAGGATGATGAGTTTGAAGAATTCCCAGCAGAGG ACTGGACGGGCCTGGATGAAGATGAGGACGCTCATGTTTGGGAAGATAACTGGGATGATGACAATGTAGAGGATGACTTTTCTAATCAGCTGAG AGCGGAGCTTGAAAAACATGGATATAAGATGGAAACCTCTTAA